The stretch of DNA CGACGCCGCGGCGGAGTTCGCCGCCGACCTGGCCGACCGGGCCGGCCTCGAACCGATCGTCGACGGCGACCACGAACTCGACGTGCTCTCCCAGGCCGCGTGGCTCTTCGAGGACGAGTTCGACGCCGAGGTGCGGGTCCACCGCGCCGAGACGGGGACCGAGCGAGCCCGGAACGCCCGGCCGAACCGGCCCGCCATCCACATCGCGTAGCGGGGCACTCTCGGCCGACCACCGTTGCAGCTGCCGGCCTCGCGTTTTTGGGACTCGACGGGCTACGCTCGCCTATGCGACAGCGAACGCTCGGCGTCACCGGGATAGAGACCGAGGAGTCAGAGGAGACGGTCGAGGGTGCACTCACCGGCGTCACCGGCATCAAGTCCGCCGTCGCCGACAGCGAGACCGGCGAGGTGACCGTCGAGTCCGAGGACGGCGTCGACGACCAGTCCATCGTCGACGCGCTCAGCGAACTCGGCTACGAGCTGAAGGACTGACACGGCCGGTCGACCGCGGGCGGATCGGCGTCACGCGGCGTCGGCGTGGGCGCGCTCGACGGCTGCCGAGAGCGTGGCGCGGTTCTCGTGGTGGTAGAGGTGCGAGCGACAGCCACAGTCCGAACAGCCGAAGGAGTCGACGCCGTCGAACCGCTCGCCCAGTTTCCGGGCGACCGCACACTCGGCGTCGGCCTCGGTCGTGACGACGGTGTCGACCCGTGTCCCGTCGGCCCCCAGCAGGTAGTCGACGTGCCAGTGGCGGGCGTCGTTGTCGCCGGCGGCGACGGCGCGGTGGCGGTCGACGCGGGCGAACCCGCCGCTGCCCAGCGCGCTGCCGGTGTAGGCGTACCACCCCGCCGGCAGCGACAGGTCGCCGAGCGCCCCGACCTCGACGGTGCCGCCACTGGGCCGCTCGACGAGCAGCGTGTACGTCCCGCCGGCCATCTACGCGGCCATATCGGGGTCGGCCGCGAACTCGTCGTAGCCGCCCAGCCGGAACTCGCGGGTGTCGGTGCAGTCCTCCTCGCCGGCGGCGAGTTCGCCGACGAGCCAGTTGAACCGGTGTTCGAAGTCGTCGTAGGGGGCCTCCGCGAGGGTGTCGAGCGCGTCGTCGGCAGTCAGGTCCTCGTCGTACTGCTCGGCGAAGGCCGCGACGTTCTCGGCGGCGGTCGCGGCGGTCTCCTCGTCGGTCGCCTCGCTGAACGCGTCGGTCAGGTCGTCGGTGAGGTCGGACATGTCCGTGTCCAGGGCGCGGGGCCACGTATGCGTTCTGGACCTGGTGAAAAGTGTCGAAGGGGGCGGGCCCCGGTGTCACTCCTTCGACCGGAGTCGCCGGTAGAGGTAGGCGACGCCGAGCCCGCCGGCGATCAGCGCCGGGACCAGCGGCGAGTCGGCCGCCTTGGACGTCCCCCGCCGGACCGTCTCGGCGACCGACCGCGAGTCGTCGACGTACTCCAGGATCGCGTCGGTGTCGTTGGGCACCGGCTCGGGCTCTGCGCCGGCCTCGGCGGCGGCGTCGGGGTCTTTCAGCAGGTGGCCGGTCGTGAGACAGACGACGGACTCGTCGTCTTCGACGACCCCCTGCTCGCGGAGTTTCCGCAGGCCGGCGATCGACGCCGCGGAGGCGGGTTCGACGCCGACGCCCTCGCCGGCGAGGTCTCGCTGGGCCGCGGTGATCTCCTCGTCCGAGACGGCGACGGCGGTGCCGCCGGTCTCGCGGATGCCGGGCAGGGCCTTCGGGGCGTTGACCGGGTTGCCGATGCGGATGGCCGTCGCGCGGGTCTCGACGTCCTCCCAGCGACGGGTCTCGTCGTAGCCCTCCTCGATGGCCTCGACCATCGGGGCGGCCCCCTCTGCCTGTGCGCCGGTGATCTTCGGCACCTGCTCCTCGGTGATCGCGCCGGCCGCGACGAGTTCGCGGAAGCACTTGTACAGCGCGGCGGTGTTGCCGGCGTTGCCGACCGGCAGGACGATGCGGTCGGGGTACTCGCCGTAGTCCTCGTAGTGGGCCTCCAGGATCTCCAGGCCGATGGTCTTCTGGCCCTCCAGGCGGAAGGGGTTCAGCGAGTTCAGGAGGTACGCCTCGCCGCGGGCCGCGAGGTCCTGCACGCGGTCGAGACACTGGTCGAAGTTGCCGTCGACCTCGAGGATGCGGGCCTGGTGGAGCGCGGCCTGTGCGATCTTGCCGGCCGCGACCTTCCCCTCGGGCAGGAGGACGAGCGTCTCCATCCCGCCGCGAGCGCCGTAGGCGGCCAGCGCCGCGGAGGTGTTCCCCGTCGAGGCACAGGCCAGCCGGTCGACCCCGACCGCCTGGGCGACCCGCACGCCGACGGTCATCCCGCGGTCCTTGAACGAGCCGGTGGGGTTCATCCCCTCGTGTTTGACCCGCAGGCTCTCGACGCCGACCTCCGCTTCCAGCCGGGGGACCCGGTGCAGCGGCGTGTCGCCCTCGGGCAGGGAGACCCCCTCGTCGAAGGGGAGCGCGTCGCTGTAGCGCCAGACGCCCCGTCCCTCGAAGTCCTCGAAGGTGGGGAGGTCCGCGTAGCGAACTTCGAGGAGGCCGTCGCAGTCGTCGCAGGTGTACCGGACTGCCTCGAAGGGGGCGAACGTCTCGCCACACTCGATGCAGGCCAGCCAGACGCCGTCGTCGGCGACCGGCGGCACGTCGTCGGTGAGTTGCAGGTCGGCCATCACCGGGAGGCACGGCCCCACCGGGCAAAAGTCGGACGGTTACGCGCCGTGGACGGCCGATCGGCGCGGCCCGCGTCGACGGCTCAGGCGTCGCTGGCGTCGAACTCGTCGATGCGGTCGTGGACCGCCGCGGTCCACTGGTCCAGGGCCTCGTGCATCAGGTCGCGGGCCTCGGCCAGCGGCGTCGCGGTGTACTGGTAGACGTGGCCGCCGCCGTCGAGGAGCCGGCGTTCGCGGCTGGCCAGCCCCCGGTCGCGCAGCGTCGACAGCGACCGGTTGACGTTCGAACGGTCGCGGTCGAGGGCGGTCGCCAGTTCCGCGACGGTGCTGCCGGGGTTGTCCAGCAGCGTCCGGTAGGTCCGGACCTCGTGGGCTTGGATGCCGAAGACACAGGCCATCACCTCGTCGAGGTTCGGGTCCTCGTCGGGCATCAGGTCCTCGAAGGACTCCGCTGCGGGGTCGGCGGTCATGGCCACGGATAGGCGTGGCACACGCATAAGCGGCCGCGTTACCCGCGGCTCACCCGGTGGCGTCGCCGTCACCGCCGGACGCGTACCCCTGTCGCTCCAGACAGGTCCGCATCTCCTCGCGCGAGTCGTGCTTGTGCAGGCGCGTCGGCGTGTCGCAGTACCAGACGCCGTCGTACCGCAGCGTCACCTCGTGGGCCTCCCCGAGGAACTGCGTGCGGACGATCACGCGCCGCCCCGACTCCAGCGCGTCGAGGATGTCGTCGGTCGTGGCCTCGCCCGCGTCGACGACCAGTGGTTCCATCCGGAGGTACTACCGCTTCCACCTCCTTAACTGTCGGCTGGATCGGGTCCGCTCCGTCGGCACCGGCCAGTCCCGACGACCGGATCGCTCGGACGTGAACCGGTCCCGAACGCGCCGGAAAGGGAACGGTTTCGGGTGGAGCCGGAACACGAACTCGTGTGTGAACCGTTCTCGAACGTAGCGGAAAGGGTAGCGTTTCGGGTGGAGGTTCGATCCACGTCACCGTGTGCCGTACCACCGTCCCGCAATCGCTATGTTCCGTCGGGACGCGAGAGTAGCTATGGCGACCGACACACTGGCCGGACAGACGGTACTGGTCACGGGTGCGAGTTCGGGCATCGGCGCGGCGACGGTCCGGCGCGTCGCGGACGCCGGCGGGGACGTCGCGCTGCTGGCCCGCCGCGAGGAGCGGCTGCGCGACGTCGCCGACGCGGTGGCCGCCGACCACGGCGTCGACACCCACGTCGTCCCCGCGGACGTGAGCGAGAGCGCCGCGGTGGCCGCCGCCGTCGAGTCCACCGTCGACGCCCTCGGATCGCTGGACGGCGTCGTCGTCAACGCCGGCCTCGCTCGCGGGAGCGACGTCGAGACGATGACCGACGAGGAGTTCCGGACGATGCAGCAGGTCAACGTCGAGGGTGCCTTCTACACCGCCCGCGAGGCGCTCCCGCACCTCCGGGAGGGCGACGGTGTGCTGGTGTTCATCGGCAGTTTCGCCGGGCAGTACCCCCGCCCGTTCAACCCCGTCTACGCCGCGACGAAGTGGTGGGTCCGCGGGTTCGCGGCGAGCCTCGCCGGCCAGGTCGGCGGCGACGGGGTCGGCGTCACGGTCGTCAACCCCACCGAGGTCCGGTCGGAGTTCGGCAGCGAGGAGGGCGACCCGTTCACCGAGCGGTTCGACCCCGGCGAGGTGACCGAGCCCGAGGAGGTGGCCGACGCCGTCGGTTTCGCGCTCGCACAGGAACCCCCGACGACCGTCAACGAGATCGACGTCTACCGGCGGGACAAGTTCGGCGGGTTCTGAGCGGCGGGGGAGAGCGCACCGGTGACTGCGTCGACCTACTCTAGGTCGAAGCGGTCGAGGGTCATCACCTTGTGCCACGCGTCGACGAAGTCGGAGACGAACGTCTCCTCGGCGTCGTCGGCGGCGTAGACCTCCGCGAGCGCGCGCAGGCGGGCGTGGGAGCCGAAGATGAGGTCCGCACGGGTCGCGGTCCACTCGACCTCGCCGGTGTCGCGGTCGCGGATCTCGTAGCGGTTGTCACCGACCTGCACCCAGTCGGAGTCCATCCCCAGCAGGTTCACGAAGAAGTCGTTGGTCAGCGTCCCGGGCCGGTCGGTGAGGACCCCGTGGTCGTCGTCGCCGTGGGTGGCGTCGAGCGCCCGCAGCCCGCCGACCAGCACGGTCATCTCCGCCGGCGTCAGGTCCAGCAGGTCCGCCCTGTCGACCAGCAGTTCCTCGGCCGGCCGGTCGGCGTCGTCGGACCGGTAGTTCCGGAACCCGTCGGCGTCGGGTTTCAGCGCCTGGAAGGACTCGACGTCGGTCTGCTCCTGCGTGGCGTCGGTCCGCCCGGGCTCGAACGGCACCTCGACGTCGTGGCCGGCCTCGGCGGCCGCCCGCTCGACGGCCGCGTTGCCGCCCAGCACGATCAGGTCGGCCAGCGAGACCCGCGTGTCGTCGTCGCGGGACTCGTTGAACGCCGTCTGGATCTCTTCGAGCGTGTCCAGCACGGTCGCCAGCTGGTCGGGCTCGTTGACCGCCCAGCTCCGCTGGGGTTCCAGCCGGATCCGCGCGCCGTTCGCGCCGCCGCGCTTGTCGCTGTCGCGGTACGTCGACGCCGACGCCCACGCGGTCTCGACCAGCTCGGAGACCGAGAGGTCCGAGTCGAGGATCTCCGCCTTCAGGTCGGCGGCCGCCTCCTCGTCGATCAGGTCGTAGTCGGCCTCGGGGATCGGGTCCTGCCAGACGAACTCCTCGTCGGGGACCTCCGGGCCGTGGAACCGCTCGGGCGGACCCATGTCCCGGTGGGTCAGCTTGTACCAGGCCCGCGCGAAGTTGATGCCGAACTCCATCGGGTTGTCCTGGTACCGCTCGACGATCTCGCGGTAGTCCGGGTCCTCCTTCAGCGCGATGTCCGTCGTGAGCATCATCGGCGTGCGCTGCTCGTCGGGATCGTGGGCGTCCGGGACGGTGTCCTCCAGTTCCCCGTCCGCGGGCGTCCACTGCCACGCGCCGCCGGGACCCTTCTCGGGCTCCCACTCGTAGTCCAGCAGATTGTCGAGGTAGCCCATGTCCCACTCGACGGGCGACTGGGTCCACGGTCCCTCGATGCCGCTTGTGATGGTGTCGGCACCCTTGCCGGACTCGTAGTCGTTCTCCCAGCCCAGTCCCTGCTTCTCGATGGGGGCGGCCGCGGGCTCGGGGCCGAGGTTCTCGGGGTCGTCCGCGCCGTGGACCTTCCCGAACGTGTGGCCGCCGGCGATGAGCGCGACCGTCTCCTCGTCGTTCATCGCCATCCGGCTGAACGTCTGCCGGATGTTCTTCGCCGACGCCTCGGGGTCGGGCTGGCCGTCGGGGCCCTCGGGGTTGACGTAGATGAGCCCCATCACGGACGCCCCGAGCCCCTCCTCGATCTCGCCGGGCTCGTCGAAGCGCTCGTTGGTCTCCATCTCCGACTCCGGCCCCCAGTCGACGGCGTCGTCGGGGGCGAAGGCGTCCTCGCGGCCGCCGGCGAAGCCGATCGTCTTGCCGCCCATCGACTCGATGGCGACGTTGCCGGCCAGCACGATGAGGTCGGACCACGAGAGGCTGCGGCCGTACTTCTGCTTGACCGGCCAGAGCAGTCGGCGCGCCTTGTCGAGGTTCGCGTTGTCGGGCCAGCTGTTCAGCGGCGCGAAGCGCTGTCGCCCGCCGGCCGCACCGCCGCGGCCGTCGGCCGTCCGGTAGGTGCCGGCGCTGTGCCAGGCCATCCGGATGAACAGCGGGCCGTAGTGCCCGTAGTCGGCGGGCCACCAGTCCCGGGAGGTCGTCATCACGTCCTCGATGTCGGCTTTCACTTCCTCGAGGTCGAGGTCCTGGAACGCCTCGGCGTAGTCGAACTCCTCGTCTCTCGGGTCGACATCCCGCGCGTTCGCGTCGAGGATGTCCAGGCTCAGCTGATTGGGCCACCAGTCCTGGTCGGACTCGCTCATACGCGAGCGGTTGACGCCTTCGACTTATAATTGTGTCTAAGACGGAAACAAATCCTTCGCAGATCACAAACGATATTTTCGGTATATAAATATGGGGCGTGAGCGTGGTTACGCCGGCGGCAGTGATGGATACGCGGCGAGCGGGCGGGTCGCGCCCCGGGGACCCTCGCTCCGTTCGGCTCTCGGTCACCCACGCCGGCGGCCCCTCCCGTCCGTGCAGCCGGTTCTCCGCCCGGTCAGGGAGCCACCTTTTCCCGCTCGGGTGTCCTCGCTCGCTCCGCTCGCTGCGGGCACCACTCGCGGCAAAAACCTGGGGAAAGCGCTCGCTCACGCCGTTCGCTCGCGGGAGTCAGTCGCCGTTACGCCGCGTTCCCCATCACTGCTCGCGGCTACGCCGCTCGCGTCCGGGGACCCTCACTCCGTTCGGCTCCCCGCCAGCCACGCCAGCAGCCCCTTCTGCGCGTGCAGCCGGTTCTCCGCCTGGTCCCAGACGACGGCGTTGTCGCTCTCGATGGCGTCGTCGGTGACCTCCTCGCCGCGGTGGGCGGGCAGGCAGTGCATCAGCGTGCGGTCGCCCAGCAGGTCGGTCGTCACCTGGAACCCATCGAAGTCCGCGAGCTTCTGTTCGCGCTCGTCTTCCTGACCCATACTGACGAAGACGTCGGTGTACACCACGTCGGCGTCCGCGACGGCGGCCTCCGGGTCGTGGGTCGTCTCGGGGGCGTTGCCGAAGCCCTCCGCGCGTTTCAGTACCCCCTCGTCGACGCCGTAGCCCTCGGGCGTGGCGACGGTGAGGTCGATCCCGCTCATCGCCGCGCCCAGGACGAACGACTGGCAGACGTTGTTACCGTCGCCGACCCACGCCACGTCCACGTCGAAGGTGCCGAAGGCCTCGTAGATCGTCAGCAGGTCCGCCAGCGTCTGACAGGGGTGAGCGTCGTCGGTCAGGGCGTTGATGACGGGCACGTCGGCGTACTCCGCCAGCTCCACCACGTCGGCGTGGTCGAACACGCGGGCCATCACGAAGTCGACGTACCGCGAGAGCGCCCGCGAGGTGTCCTTGACCGGTTCGCCGTGGCCCAGGTGGATGTCGTCGGGGCCCAGGAAGACCGCGTGGCCGCCCAGTTGTGTCATCCCCGTCTCGAAGGAGACCCGCGTCCGCGTCGAGGGCTTCTCGAAGATCATCCCCAGCGTCTGCTGGTCGAGGGTGTCCTCGTAGGCGGCCGGATCGGCCTTGATCTCGGCCGCGCGGTCGAGCACGGCGGTCAGTTCGTCGGTCGTGAGGTCGTCGACGTCGAGCAGGTGCATGGTCACAGGAGGCGGTCGGTCACGTCTTCGAGGACGCTCACCGAGCGGTCGTACTCCGCGAGTTCGATGTGTTCGTTCGGCGCGTGGTCCAGGTCGGAGTCGCCGGGGCCGTAGGTCGCCATCGGGCAGTCCCAGGCCTTCGCGTAGACGTTCATGTCGCTGGTTCCGGTCTTGCGAAGCAGGTGGGGTTCGCCGCCGTGGTCCCGGATGGCCGCCCGGAACGCCCGGGCGACGCTGGTCCGGGGGCTCTGCATCACGGGCTCGACCTTGTCGTTCCAGTTGACGGTGCCGTTGTCGAGGTAGCCGTCGGCGATCTCCCGGATCTCGTCGGTGGTGTACTCCGGGGGCACCCGGAGCTGGACGTCCATCGTCGCCTCCACGGAGAGGCCGTCCTCGGAGATGCCGCCCCGGAAGTCGACGGGCTTGCACGTCACCCGCTCGAAGACCGGGTGCCACTCGTCGTGGGCGAACTCGTCGTCGACGGCGGTCCACCAGTCCATCGCGTCCTGGATGGCGTTGTTCTCCGGGCGCGAGGAGTGGCCGGACTCGCTGGTGGCGACGTAGGTGCCGCCCAGCAGGCCCCGATACCCGAGCGTGATCCCCTCCCAGCCGGACGGTTCGCCGTTGATGACGGCGTCGGGTTCGCTGTCGCGGTCCGCGACGAGGTGGCGGCCGCCCGTCGAGTCGACCTCCTCGCCGACGACGCCGACGAAGGAGGCCCCGGTCCGGACGGCCGCGACGGCCATCGCGCACAGCGGCCCCTTCGCGTCGACGCTGCCCCGGCCCCACAGCACCGCGCCGTCGTCGGTCTCCTCGACGCGGACGGGGATGTCGCCGGGGACGGTGTCGACGTGGGAGGTCAGCAGGACGCCGTCGTCGGCCGGCGCGCGGACGTTGCCCACCTCGTCGAGCCAGACCTCGCGGTCGTGGGCCTCGAAGAAGTCGGCGAGCCGCTGGGCGGCCTCGCCCTCGTTCCGCGAGACCGAGGGGATGCGCACGACGTCCTCCAGCAGGTCGCGGGCCTCGGTGTCGGCCTCGCGGGTCGCGGCCTCGCTCATCCCACCACCTCCGTCATCGCCGCGACGACGGCGTCGGCGTGGGACTCGTCGATCGTCAGCGGCGGGAGCAGGCGCACGACGGTCCGGCCCGCCGGCAGCGCGAGTATCTGGTGTTCGAGCGCGAGTTGCTTCAGCGCCTTGTTGGCCCCGCGGCCGACCTCGACGCCGATCATCAGCCCCTCGCCGCGGATCTCTCGCACCTCGTCGCCGATGGCGGCCGCCAGCTCCGTCCGGAGGTAGTCGCCGACGGCGGCGGCGTTGTCGGGCACCGACTCCTCGACGACCGTCGAGACCGTCGCCCCGGCGGCCGCGGAGATCACCGGCCCGCCGGAGAACGTCGAGGCGTGGGAGCCGTAGTCCTCGGCGATCCAGTCGCGACACAGCGTCGCGCCGACGGGGAGGCCGTTGCCCAGGCCCTTGGCCGCGGTTATCATATCGGGGGCGACGTCCGCCCGCTGGGAGTTCCAGAGCGCGCCGGTTCGACCCATCCCGGTCTGGACCTCGTCGAAGATCAGCGCCGCGCCCGCGTCCTCGGTGATCTCGCGGGCGGCTTCGAGGTAGCCGCGGCTGGCCGGGTTGATGCCGCCCTCGCCCTGGACCGGTTCGACGATGAACGCCGCGGTGTCCTCGTCGACGGCCTCGGAGAGCGCCTCGCTGTCGTCGTAGGGGACGAACTCCACGTCGCCGATCAGCGGCTCGTACGGTTTCTTGTACTTGTCCTTCCAGGTGGTCGCCAGCGCTCCCATCGTCCGGCCGTGGAAGCCCTGCATCGTCGCCACGATCTTCGACTCGCCGGTGGCCGACCGGGCGAACTTCAGCGCCGCCTCGTTGGCCTCCGTGCCGGAGTTACAGAGCCACACCTTCGAGAGCGGGTCCGGGGCCGTCTCGGCCAGCAGGTCGTACAGCGCCGTCCGCTCGGCGTTGGGGTAGGAGGCCTGGACGTAGGTGAGCCGCTCCAGTTGCTCGGCGACGGCCGACCGGACCGCGGGGTGGCCGTGGCCAAGCGGGACGCAGGCGTAGGACGCGCCCATGTCCAGGTACTCCGTGCCGTCCTCGTCGTAGACGTACGCGCCGTCGCCGCGCTCGATGGGGATGGGTTTCTCGTTGAAGACGAATCCGCTCATTGTTCGGCCTCCGTGGCGTCGGTCTCGGTTTCGAGTGCGCTCGCGTGGACGTGCGTGCCGCCGCCGGACAGCGCCGACAGGATCGGCTCGTCGGCGTTGGCGTCGGCCACGACGGCCTCTGGTGCGCCACCGCCGAGCGCCTCTTCGACGGCCATCACCTTCCGGCCCATGAACCCCTCGGCCGCGTCTTCGAGGGCGGCCCAGTCGTCGCCGGTCTCGACTGACTCGATGAGGGTGTCGGGGTCGTCGGGGTCGGCGTAGACGCCCGCGACGTCGGTCAGGAGGACGAGCGTCGCGTCGAGTTCGGCGGCGATGGCCGCCGCCGAGCGGTCGGCGTCGGTGTTGACCGCCAGGACCTCCTCTCCGTCTTTCCCAGCCATCGGCGGTGCCGCGACCGGCGTGTAGCCGTCGGACAGCAGCGATTCGAGCAGGTCGCCGTTGACCTGCTTGATGCTGCCGGAGTGGTCGCCCCGGCGGATCTTCCGCTTGCCGTCCTCGACGACCCGGACGGCCGACTTCCGGGGGCCGTACAGCAGTTTGCCGTCGACGCCGTTCAGGCCGACGGCGTCGACCCCCTCGCTCTGGAGGCCAGCGACGAGTCGCGTGTTCAGGTGACCGAAGGCCATCTCGAAGGCCTCCATCGTCGCCTCGTCGGTGAATCGGCCGACGACGCCGCCGGGCGTCTCGACGTACTCCGGGTCGATGCCGAGCCGCTCGAGGGTCTCGTCGACCTTCGTGGAGCCGCCGTGGACGACGACGACGTCCTCGCCCTCTTCGACGAGCGTTGCCACATCCGCGAGCGCCCCCGCGGGGTCGACCGCGCGAGCGCCACCGACTTTGATTACGACCGTCATTGAGAATCACTCCAGAGCTATGGTGCGCCGACGGGGTGGAGCCCCTGGAACTCCAGCCCCGCCGTCTCCTCGATGCCGAGCGCGACGTTGGCGGCGTGGACCGCCTGGCCCGCCGAGCCCTTCATCATGTTGTCGATGGCCGAGAAGACGACCAGCCGCTCGTTGCCGGGGTCGGGTTCGAAGCCGACCTCGGCCCTGTTCGTGCCCGCGACGGCCTTGGGCTCGGGGTAGCGGTAGACGCCGCCACCGCCGGCCACGAGTTCGACGAACGGTTCGTCCTCGTAGCTCCCGCGGTAGGCCCCCCAGAGGTCGCCCTTCGAGACGGGCCCGTCGGGGAAGACGTGACAGGTCGCGCTCGCGCCGCGGGTCATCTCCACCGCGTGGACGGTGAAAGAGACGTCGACGCCGAGGAACTGCTGGATCTCGGCCTCGTGGCGGTGGCCCGTCGGGGCGTACGGGCGGACGACGCCCGACCGCTCCGGATGCGAGGAGGCCTCGCCGCCGCCGGCCCCGCCCTCGCTGGAGCCGACCTTCACGTCGACGACGATCCGCTCGTCGCCGCTCAGCACGTCGTGCTCGAACAGCGGGAGCAGGCCGAGGATCGTCGCGGTGGCGTTGCAGCCGCCCGAGGCGATCAGGTCCGCGCCCGCGAGGTTCTCGCGGTTGAGTTCCGGGAGGGCGTACTCGCTCTCCGCCAGCAGTTCGGGGCGCGCGTGGCCGTCGTACCACTCGTCGTACTGGGCCGCCGAGTCGAGCCGGAAGTCCGCCGAGAGGTCGACCACCGTGTCGGCCGCGTCCCGGAACCGGTCGATCTGCTCCATCGACACGCCGTGGGGCGTCGCCGCGAACAGCACGTCGACCGATTCGAGGTCCTCGGGCGAGGAGAACCGCAGGTCCAGGTGCCGGAGGTTCGGGTGCTGGTGACCGACGGTCTTGTTCGCCTTCGACCGGCTGGTCGCCTGGGCGAGATCGATCTCGGGGTGGCCGTCCAGCAGGCGCAGCAGTTCCCCGCCGGTGAACCCGGAGCCGCCGACGACGCTTGCAGTGTACGTCACGCCGACACCTCCGCGTCGGCCTCGCTCGCCGCCTTGGCTTCGAGCCAGTCGACCACTTCGGCGGGCACGTCCACGTCGGCGACCTCGTTCAGCGCCTTGAACTCGACGGTGTGGTTGACCTCGTGGACGGTGTAGTCGTCGCCTCGCGGCTCGCCGCCGCTCGGGCTGTCCGAGGCGCGTTGCGCCTCGCTCTCCTCGGACACCCCGACCTCCATCAGGTCGATGCCGAGCAGGCCGCCCCCGACCGCCTCGGAGGCCCGTTCGACAAGTTCGAGCGCGCGGTCGTCCAGCTCGAACGCGGCGGTCTCGGCACCCTTCGCGGCGTTGGTGAGCCAGTGGTCCGACGAGCGGACCATCGCCGCGATCGGGTCGCCGTCGACGGCCAGCACGCGGATGTCGCGGCCGGGCTTGTCGACGAACTCCTGGACGTAGAAGATCTTGTGCTCGTAGTGGCCCAGCGTCTCCTTGTGTTCGAGGATGGCCTCGGCGGCGTCCCGGGAGTCGATCTTCGCCATCAGGCGGCCCCAGGAGCCGACGACGGGCTTGAGCACGCAGGGGTAGCCGAACTCCTCGACGGACTCGAGGGCGGCGTCCTTGGTGAACGCCACGTCGGTGTCGGGCGTCGGGACGCCCGCCCGCTCCAGCGCGAGGCTGTTCTCGACCTTGTCCGCACAGACTTCGGCGACCTC from Haloarcula litorea encodes:
- a CDS encoding heavy-metal-associated domain-containing protein gives rise to the protein MRQRTLGVTGIETEESEETVEGALTGVTGIKSAVADSETGEVTVESEDGVDDQSIVDALSELGYELKD
- a CDS encoding GIY-YIG nuclease family protein, with product MAGGTYTLLVERPSGGTVEVGALGDLSLPAGWYAYTGSALGSGGFARVDRHRAVAAGDNDARHWHVDYLLGADGTRVDTVVTTEADAECAVARKLGERFDGVDSFGCSDCGCRSHLYHHENRATLSAAVERAHADAA
- the thrC gene encoding threonine synthase, with protein sequence MADLQLTDDVPPVADDGVWLACIECGETFAPFEAVRYTCDDCDGLLEVRYADLPTFEDFEGRGVWRYSDALPFDEGVSLPEGDTPLHRVPRLEAEVGVESLRVKHEGMNPTGSFKDRGMTVGVRVAQAVGVDRLACASTGNTSAALAAYGARGGMETLVLLPEGKVAAGKIAQAALHQARILEVDGNFDQCLDRVQDLAARGEAYLLNSLNPFRLEGQKTIGLEILEAHYEDYGEYPDRIVLPVGNAGNTAALYKCFRELVAAGAITEEQVPKITGAQAEGAAPMVEAIEEGYDETRRWEDVETRATAIRIGNPVNAPKALPGIRETGGTAVAVSDEEITAAQRDLAGEGVGVEPASAASIAGLRKLREQGVVEDDESVVCLTTGHLLKDPDAAAEAGAEPEPVPNDTDAILEYVDDSRSVAETVRRGTSKAADSPLVPALIAGGLGVAYLYRRLRSKE
- a CDS encoding helix-turn-helix domain-containing protein, whose amino-acid sequence is MTADPAAESFEDLMPDEDPNLDEVMACVFGIQAHEVRTYRTLLDNPGSTVAELATALDRDRSNVNRSLSTLRDRGLASRERRLLDGGGHVYQYTATPLAEARDLMHEALDQWTAAVHDRIDEFDASDA
- a CDS encoding SDR family oxidoreductase gives rise to the protein MATDTLAGQTVLVTGASSGIGAATVRRVADAGGDVALLARREERLRDVADAVAADHGVDTHVVPADVSESAAVAAAVESTVDALGSLDGVVVNAGLARGSDVETMTDEEFRTMQQVNVEGAFYTAREALPHLREGDGVLVFIGSFAGQYPRPFNPVYAATKWWVRGFAASLAGQVGGDGVGVTVVNPTEVRSEFGSEEGDPFTERFDPGEVTEPEEVADAVGFALAQEPPTTVNEIDVYRRDKFGGF
- the katG gene encoding catalase/peroxidase HPI, which gives rise to MSESDQDWWPNQLSLDILDANARDVDPRDEEFDYAEAFQDLDLEEVKADIEDVMTTSRDWWPADYGHYGPLFIRMAWHSAGTYRTADGRGGAAGGRQRFAPLNSWPDNANLDKARRLLWPVKQKYGRSLSWSDLIVLAGNVAIESMGGKTIGFAGGREDAFAPDDAVDWGPESEMETNERFDEPGEIEEGLGASVMGLIYVNPEGPDGQPDPEASAKNIRQTFSRMAMNDEETVALIAGGHTFGKVHGADDPENLGPEPAAAPIEKQGLGWENDYESGKGADTITSGIEGPWTQSPVEWDMGYLDNLLDYEWEPEKGPGGAWQWTPADGELEDTVPDAHDPDEQRTPMMLTTDIALKEDPDYREIVERYQDNPMEFGINFARAWYKLTHRDMGPPERFHGPEVPDEEFVWQDPIPEADYDLIDEEAAADLKAEILDSDLSVSELVETAWASASTYRDSDKRGGANGARIRLEPQRSWAVNEPDQLATVLDTLEEIQTAFNESRDDDTRVSLADLIVLGGNAAVERAAAEAGHDVEVPFEPGRTDATQEQTDVESFQALKPDADGFRNYRSDDADRPAEELLVDRADLLDLTPAEMTVLVGGLRALDATHGDDDHGVLTDRPGTLTNDFFVNLLGMDSDWVQVGDNRYEIRDRDTGEVEWTATRADLIFGSHARLRALAEVYAADDAEETFVSDFVDAWHKVMTLDRFDLE
- the argF gene encoding ornithine carbamoyltransferase gives rise to the protein MHLLDVDDLTTDELTAVLDRAAEIKADPAAYEDTLDQQTLGMIFEKPSTRTRVSFETGMTQLGGHAVFLGPDDIHLGHGEPVKDTSRALSRYVDFVMARVFDHADVVELAEYADVPVINALTDDAHPCQTLADLLTIYEAFGTFDVDVAWVGDGNNVCQSFVLGAAMSGIDLTVATPEGYGVDEGVLKRAEGFGNAPETTHDPEAAVADADVVYTDVFVSMGQEDEREQKLADFDGFQVTTDLLGDRTLMHCLPAHRGEEVTDDAIESDNAVVWDQAENRLHAQKGLLAWLAGSRTE
- a CDS encoding [LysW]-lysine hydrolase; the protein is MSEAATREADTEARDLLEDVVRIPSVSRNEGEAAQRLADFFEAHDREVWLDEVGNVRAPADDGVLLTSHVDTVPGDIPVRVEETDDGAVLWGRGSVDAKGPLCAMAVAAVRTGASFVGVVGEEVDSTGGRHLVADRDSEPDAVINGEPSGWEGITLGYRGLLGGTYVATSESGHSSRPENNAIQDAMDWWTAVDDEFAHDEWHPVFERVTCKPVDFRGGISEDGLSVEATMDVQLRVPPEYTTDEIREIADGYLDNGTVNWNDKVEPVMQSPRTSVARAFRAAIRDHGGEPHLLRKTGTSDMNVYAKAWDCPMATYGPGDSDLDHAPNEHIELAEYDRSVSVLEDVTDRLL
- a CDS encoding aspartate aminotransferase family protein; this encodes MSGFVFNEKPIPIERGDGAYVYDEDGTEYLDMGASYACVPLGHGHPAVRSAVAEQLERLTYVQASYPNAERTALYDLLAETAPDPLSKVWLCNSGTEANEAALKFARSATGESKIVATMQGFHGRTMGALATTWKDKYKKPYEPLIGDVEFVPYDDSEALSEAVDEDTAAFIVEPVQGEGGINPASRGYLEAAREITEDAGAALIFDEVQTGMGRTGALWNSQRADVAPDMITAAKGLGNGLPVGATLCRDWIAEDYGSHASTFSGGPVISAAAGATVSTVVEESVPDNAAAVGDYLRTELAAAIGDEVREIRGEGLMIGVEVGRGANKALKQLALEHQILALPAGRTVVRLLPPLTIDESHADAVVAAMTEVVG